In Quadrisphaera sp. DSM 44207, one DNA window encodes the following:
- the proC gene encoding pyrroline-5-carboxylate reductase translates to MPEPTPEPSPEPVDGTAAPAAPGLQVAVLGTGVMGEAVLAGVLRAGTPPSRVAATARREQRARELADRYGVPVLPVAQAASAPVLVVGVKPQQLDALLAEASPRVRPGALVVSLVAGAPTARLEAALPPGTAVVRTMPNTPALVGAGTTLVAPGASAGQEHLAAVEQLLAGTGRVIRLPEEQLDAATGVSGSGPAYAFAFVDALAEGGVHAGLPRALALQLAVSTLAGAARLLEETGEHPALLRERVTSPAGTTAAALRVLDERGLRAAVVDAVLAAAARSRELSGPPAP, encoded by the coding sequence GTGCCCGAGCCCACGCCCGAGCCCTCGCCCGAGCCCGTCGACGGTACGGCCGCTCCTGCCGCCCCGGGGCTGCAGGTGGCGGTGCTGGGCACCGGCGTCATGGGCGAGGCCGTCCTCGCGGGCGTCCTGCGCGCCGGCACGCCGCCGTCCCGGGTGGCGGCCACGGCGCGGCGCGAGCAGCGCGCCCGCGAGCTCGCCGACCGCTACGGCGTGCCGGTGCTGCCCGTGGCGCAGGCGGCGTCCGCGCCGGTGCTCGTGGTCGGCGTCAAGCCCCAGCAGCTCGACGCGCTGCTGGCCGAGGCGTCCCCCCGCGTGCGGCCCGGGGCCCTCGTCGTCTCCCTCGTCGCCGGCGCGCCGACCGCGCGCCTCGAGGCGGCCCTGCCGCCCGGCACCGCCGTCGTGCGGACCATGCCGAACACCCCCGCCCTCGTCGGCGCCGGCACCACGCTGGTCGCGCCCGGCGCGAGCGCCGGCCAGGAGCACCTGGCCGCCGTCGAGCAGCTGCTCGCCGGCACCGGCCGCGTCATCCGCCTCCCCGAGGAGCAGCTGGACGCCGCCACGGGCGTCTCCGGCTCCGGCCCCGCCTACGCCTTCGCCTTCGTCGACGCCCTGGCCGAGGGCGGCGTGCACGCCGGGCTTCCGCGCGCGCTCGCGCTGCAGCTCGCCGTCTCCACCCTGGCCGGCGCCGCCCGCCTGCTGGAGGAGACGGGCGAGCACCCGGCGCTGCTGCGCGAGCGGGTGACCTCGCCGGCCGGCACGACCGCGGCGGCCCTGCGCGTGCTCGACGAGCGGGGGCTGCGCGCCGCGGTCGTCGACGCCGTCCTCGCCGCCGCGGCGCGCTCGCGGGAGCTGTCCGGGCCGCCGGCGCCCTGA
- a CDS encoding MFS transporter, producing MLAALTGLLAALFTALLSTTIVANALPQIIADLQGTQTQYAWVITAALLANAASTPLWGKLADLYDKKLLVQLSLVVFVVGSAAAGLSQDVPFLIGARVVQGIGMGGLMALVVAIIGTVIPPRQRGRYAGYTGAVMAVAMSGGPLLGGVIVDTPWLGWRWTFYVCVPLAVVALGVLQARLQVTTARREDVSIDWLGALLLTAGVSALLLWVSFAGQDGGFPWLSWRSAALAGGGVVLLLATAAVERAAREPVIPPAIVTERTTALAIVGSVAVGVALFGSSVFLGQYFQTARGYSPTAAGLLSLPQVLGSLVATVVSGRLITRYGRWKRFLVLGSVLLVAGLGLLGSLDHLTPMWVVGLEIALVGLGTGMLMQNLVLAVQNTVRAQDVGAASASIAFFRTFGGAVGVAVLGAVLANRVADLSSQGLADLGVVTGSGDGATLDLSALPAPVQEVVRTAYGDATGTVFAIAAAVALVTLASVLLIREVPLRTTIDVEPSATPEDGATPEDGATTGPGAGRGGEPAPAGAVTASGAAPSTARSGR from the coding sequence ATCCTGGCGGCGCTCACCGGCCTGCTCGCCGCGCTGTTCACCGCCCTGCTCAGCACCACGATCGTCGCCAACGCCCTTCCGCAGATCATCGCGGACCTGCAGGGCACGCAGACCCAGTACGCGTGGGTGATCACCGCGGCCCTGCTGGCCAACGCGGCGTCCACGCCGCTGTGGGGCAAGCTCGCGGACCTGTACGACAAGAAGCTGCTGGTCCAGCTCTCCCTCGTCGTCTTCGTCGTCGGGTCCGCCGCGGCCGGCCTCTCCCAGGACGTGCCGTTCCTCATCGGCGCGCGCGTCGTCCAGGGCATCGGGATGGGGGGGCTGATGGCGCTGGTCGTGGCGATCATCGGCACGGTCATCCCGCCGCGCCAGCGCGGCCGGTACGCCGGCTACACGGGCGCCGTGATGGCCGTGGCGATGTCCGGCGGCCCGCTGCTCGGCGGCGTCATCGTCGACACGCCGTGGCTGGGGTGGCGGTGGACCTTCTACGTCTGCGTCCCCCTTGCCGTCGTCGCGCTGGGCGTGCTGCAGGCGCGCCTGCAGGTGACCACCGCGCGGCGCGAGGACGTCTCGATCGACTGGCTCGGCGCCCTGCTCCTGACCGCCGGCGTCAGCGCCCTGCTGCTGTGGGTCTCCTTCGCCGGGCAGGACGGCGGGTTCCCCTGGCTGTCGTGGCGCAGCGCCGCCCTCGCCGGCGGCGGCGTCGTGCTCCTGCTCGCCACCGCGGCCGTCGAGCGCGCGGCGAGGGAGCCGGTGATCCCGCCCGCGATCGTCACCGAGCGCACCACGGCCCTGGCCATCGTCGGCTCCGTCGCGGTCGGCGTCGCCCTGTTCGGCTCGAGCGTCTTCCTGGGCCAGTACTTCCAGACCGCCCGCGGGTACAGCCCCACCGCGGCGGGCCTGCTCTCCCTGCCGCAGGTGCTCGGCTCCCTCGTGGCCACCGTGGTCTCCGGGCGGCTGATCACCCGCTACGGGCGGTGGAAGCGGTTCCTCGTGCTCGGCTCGGTGCTGCTGGTCGCGGGCCTGGGCCTGCTCGGCTCCCTCGACCACCTGACCCCGATGTGGGTGGTGGGCCTGGAGATCGCCCTCGTCGGCCTGGGCACCGGCATGCTCATGCAGAACCTCGTCCTCGCCGTCCAGAACACCGTGCGCGCGCAGGACGTCGGGGCCGCCAGCGCGTCGATCGCGTTCTTCCGCACCTTCGGCGGCGCGGTCGGCGTCGCCGTCCTCGGCGCGGTGCTGGCGAACCGGGTGGCCGACCTGTCCTCGCAGGGCCTCGCGGACCTCGGCGTGGTGACGGGCTCCGGGGACGGCGCCACGCTGGACCTCTCCGCCCTGCCGGCGCCGGTGCAGGAGGTCGTGCGGACGGCGTACGGCGACGCGACTGGCACCGTGTTCGCCATCGCCGCCGCCGTCGCGCTCGTCACGCTGGCCTCGGTGCTCCTCATCCGCGAGGTGCCGCTGCGCACGACGATCGACGTCGAGCCGTCGGCGACCCCCGAGGACGGCGCGACCCCCGAGGACGGCGCGACCACCGGGCCGGGCGCCGGCCGGGGCGGGGAGCCCGCCCCGGCCGGGGCGGTCACTGCTTCTGGTGCCGCACCTTCGACGGCTCGATCAGGTAGGTGA
- a CDS encoding TIGR03618 family F420-dependent PPOX class oxidoreductase — protein sequence MDDAGVRRLFEQRNHAVISTLEEDGAVHSTVVWVDLRDGRPAVNSAVGRRWPDNLERDPRATLVVYDESNPYEYVEVRGRARGTTEGADAHIDRLAKKYLDADAYPFRQEGEQRITYLIEPSKVRHQKQ from the coding sequence ATGGACGACGCAGGGGTGCGCAGGCTGTTCGAGCAGAGGAACCACGCGGTCATCTCGACGCTCGAGGAGGACGGGGCGGTCCACAGCACCGTGGTGTGGGTGGACCTGCGGGACGGCCGCCCCGCCGTCAACAGCGCGGTGGGGCGGCGGTGGCCGGACAACCTCGAGCGCGACCCCCGCGCCACGCTCGTCGTCTACGACGAGTCCAACCCCTACGAGTACGTCGAGGTCAGGGGCCGGGCGCGGGGCACCACCGAGGGCGCCGACGCCCACATCGACCGGCTGGCGAAGAAGTACCTCGACGCCGACGCCTACCCCTTCCGCCAGGAGGGGGAGCAGCGCATCACCTACCTGATCGAGCCGTCGAAGGTGCGGCACCAGAAGCAGTGA
- a CDS encoding YeiH family protein yields the protein MAVLPGLVLVAVATALALAVAGSVPGLGAPTAAVLLGAVVANTGLHRPVLRAGTRFAASRLLRTAVVLLGLQVALPQLADLGAAGLAVVLVTVAVTFTGTQLLGRALGVPRGRSVLVAAGFAICGASAVAAVRPVTDADDEDAAVAVALVVLCGSLAILLLPALRAPLGLDPAAFGAWVGASVHDVGQVVATASRVDGALEAAVVVKLARVVLLAPLVALVALSARRRVAAATGAGGVRRPPVVPLFVAGFLLAVAVASTGALPAAPLAAAERVQQVLLVAALVGLGTGVRWAVLRRTGGRALALGLGSWALVAATACAGVRLTGG from the coding sequence ATGGCGGTGCTGCCCGGGCTCGTGCTCGTCGCGGTCGCGACGGCGCTCGCGCTCGCCGTCGCGGGCTCCGTGCCGGGCCTGGGCGCCCCGACCGCCGCGGTGCTGCTGGGGGCCGTGGTGGCGAACACCGGGCTGCACCGGCCGGTGCTGCGCGCGGGCACCCGCTTCGCCGCCTCCCGGCTGCTGCGCACCGCCGTGGTGCTGCTCGGGCTGCAGGTGGCGCTGCCCCAGCTGGCGGACCTGGGGGCGGCGGGCCTCGCCGTCGTGCTGGTCACGGTCGCGGTCACCTTCACGGGCACGCAGCTGCTCGGGCGGGCGCTCGGGGTGCCGCGCGGGCGGTCGGTGCTGGTGGCCGCGGGCTTCGCGATCTGCGGGGCGTCGGCCGTGGCGGCGGTGCGGCCGGTGACCGACGCCGACGACGAGGACGCCGCGGTGGCCGTGGCGCTCGTCGTCCTGTGCGGCAGCCTGGCGATCCTCCTGCTGCCCGCGCTGCGCGCGCCGCTCGGCCTGGACCCGGCGGCCTTCGGCGCCTGGGTGGGCGCCAGCGTGCACGACGTCGGGCAGGTGGTGGCCACCGCGAGCCGCGTGGACGGCGCCCTGGAGGCGGCCGTGGTGGTCAAGCTGGCGCGCGTGGTGCTGCTCGCGCCGCTGGTCGCGCTGGTCGCGCTCTCGGCCCGCCGCCGCGTCGCGGCGGCCACCGGCGCGGGCGGCGTCCGGCGCCCGCCCGTCGTCCCGCTGTTCGTGGCGGGCTTCCTCCTCGCGGTCGCGGTGGCCAGCACCGGTGCGCTGCCCGCCGCCCCGCTGGCCGCGGCCGAGCGGGTGCAGCAGGTGCTGCTGGTCGCGGCGCTCGTGGGGCTCGGCACGGGCGTGCGCTGGGCGGTGCTGCGCCGCACGGGCGGCCGGGCGCTGGCGCTCGGCCTGGGCTCGTGGGCGCTCGTGGCGGCCACCGCCTGCGCGGGTGTGCGCCTGACCGGAGGGTGA